One Longimicrobium terrae genomic window, AGAAGGAAGACAAGCTCGGCATCCGCGCGTCGTCCACCACCGAGCTGGTGCTTGAGGACGTGTTCGTGCCGGACGAGAACGTGCTGGGCGAGGTGGGCAAGGGGTACAAGACGGCCATCGAGACGCTGAACGAGGGCCGCATTGGCATCGGCGCGCAGATGATCGGCATCGGGCAGGGCGCGCTGGACGCCACGGTGAAGTACGTGCAGGAGCGCGAGCAGTTCGGCAAGCGCATCGGCGACTTCCAGGGCGTGCAGTTCCAGATCGGGCAGATGGCCACGGAGCTGGAGGCCGCGCGGCTGATGGTGTACAACGCGGCCCGCCTCAAGGACGCCGGCATGCCCTTCCTGCACGAGGCGGCGATGGGCAAGCTGTTTTCGTCGCAGGTGGCGCAGCGCATTGCGTCCACGGCGGTGGACCTGTTTGGCGGATACGGCTTCACCCGCGAGTACCCGGTGGAGAAGTTCTACCGCGACAGCAAGATCGGCAGCATCTACGAAGGCACCAGCAACATGCAGCTGCAGACCATCGCCAAGAACCTGATGAAGTAGTCAGGATCGGCGGTTCCGCTGGATGCTGGACGGCCACGCTCTCCGAGCGTGGCCGTTTTCGTTGCCGCTCAACAGCAGGCTTGCGCATGTTCACTATCTTGGGCATTGTTCACCCATGAATGAACAATCACGTTCACTACGTGATGAACCGGGCGACTCTCATTGAACGATCAAGGCGCGATCGCTGACGCCGACAAACTCGCCGCTCTCGGGCTTTTGAAGCAGGCGCTGAGTCCCGAGTGCCGCGTCATCAGCCGCGAAACGGCCGCGGATGGGCACAACGGCGAGATCTATCGCGGGGAAGATGAATCGCCGATTCACCTGCGGCTGCGAAGGTGGTCCGCGGAAGCGGCGCCGTCCGACGATCCCGAAACGGTGTGGGTTCTGAGCAGCGGGCGTCCCGCCACGCTGCGGATGCTGCGGGAGCAGCGGCAGAACTTCGTCGCGCTCACCGGGGCCGCGCGGCTCGTGAACCGGTGGCTGTACCTGGACCGGACGGACCTTGAGCCGGCTGAACGGTCACCCTCCATCCCCAAGCGCTTTCAGCCGTTCGCGGATCGCAACTCGCTCGTCGTGCGAACGCTGCTGGCGCACCCCGGGCGAACATGGGGCGTGCGCGAACTCGCACAGGAATCGGAAGTCGCGCTCGGAACCGCATCGGGCGTGGTTCGCGCGCTCGCGGAGACGGGCGCCCTTCGCGCGGAGCCATCCGGACGAAAGCTGGAGGTCCGGGTGGATGATCCGCGTCCGCTGCTGAAGCGGTGGTTCGCCGCGTACTCGTGGGAGCGGAACGAGCGCGCCGCCTATCACGCACCGATGGGAGATCCGGAGCGCTTCATCCAGCGCCTCCCGAAGCTTCTGGATGGACAGCAGTGGGCCCTGACGATGCAGGCAGGCGCGTCACGCGTGGCGCCGCATGCAGCGTGGGACCGGGTGCACATCTATGTGGCGGTTGACCAGGCCGCAGACCTGCGGATCGGAAGCGACCTGGGCTGGCAGCCCGCGCTCGATGGGCGCGTGGTGCTGATGCGGCCCTGGTACAGGGACAGCGTGTGGCACGGGCTTCAGATGCGGAACAAGATCCCCGTCGTCAGCACGGTTCAACTCCTGGTAGATCTGTGGCACTATCCCCTGCGCGGCCGCGAACAGGCCGAGCATCTGCTGGACGCCGTTCCCCTCACTGCCTGATGGAGCAGCAGGATCTGGAGAGGGTGCTTCGCACCATCCTCGCCGAATTGCGGCCGTATGCGTCCGACCTCGTCCTGATCGGGGGGTGGGTGCCGTACCTGTACCGCCACTACGGTGGTTTTACCGCATGGAGCGGCGCCGATACGCTGACCTTTGAACTCGATCTGCTGGTGCCGCAACCGCTGCCCGTGGAAGGCCGAACGAGCATCGCCCTTCTGCTGGGCGATGCCGGCTTCCGGCCCGCTTCTGATGCGAGTGCCGCGGCCGTTTGGGTGCGGGATGTGGCGCGGGGCGAAAAGATCGAGTTCATCGTCTCGCACCAGGGCACCGCCCGCAACCAGGGCAGGTTCGTAGCTCTGCGGGAGCAGCCCGGCGTGGCGGCGATTCCGCTGGTCGACTTGGATGTGCTCGCCGATCACACGCAGACGCTGACGCTCCCGCCCGCGGCCGGGCTGCCCGCCGTGGAGGTTCGGGTTCCCACGCTGGGCGCATACGCGCTGAACAAGGCACTGACTTTCATCCGGCGCGGGGACCGGGCGGAGACCGGCTCGCCCAAGATGGCGAAGGATCTGCTTTACCTGGGCGACCTGCTGGCTCCGGGCGGGGAAGTCGTATCCAGAATCGAACGCGACCTCGGCGCCATCGCGCAGACTTCCAGCCGCAACGCCGAGCGGGTTTACTCGGCCGCCACGAATGTTGGGTGGGTGATCAATGGTCACCTTCGCGAAAAGCTTTCCCCGGCAGCCCGCATGATGATGGAGCGCGTGTCCGCGATCAGCCAAGCTGCGGCGGAAGCCCGGCTGGAAGGATTTCTGCGGGATTTTCACGAGATCCTGATGGAGTGTGCCAACCGGTACGCGCCCAGCGAAATCGGAAGATCCGACGATTGGGATGAGATGTGACACGAGCCGAGAAAAGTCGTGCCTGAACGCTCTCCCTGTTGGAAGGAATTGAATTTGCCGGACTAGCGGCGGAGAGCCTCACTGAGCTGCTGTGAGGCTTCACGCCTGCACCAACCAGCAGGTACGGCGCCGAACTTCATCGAATCCGTATGACTGCTGTCGCGTGGAGAGTCGTGCTTGCGTTCATCCATGCTTCGCGCCAGTATTGAAGCGATTCGGAAATGTGACTTGAAGCGAGAGCGACGACGTGTATCATAGAAGCGGAGTGGTCTTTGGGAGCGGGCACCGGAACGGAATGATAGGCGGCGGCAGCCGCAGCCGGGGCGGCATTTTCGCCGGAAGCGGTAATCGCAATGGCGGCGGCAGCCTTGGAGGCGGTACGCGCACCGCTGATGGTCATCTCGGTAGCGGAGGCGGCCGGATGAGCGGTGATCGCCGCGGCAACGGCATGGGTCACACCGGTAGCGGGACGTGATTGGCGGTGGGAATGGCTGGAGTCGCGCGGGCGTGATCGTTGGATCGGGCACTCGCCTTGGTGGCGGAACTTGCGGGAGTGATCAGCGCGTCCTCCCGGCGGCTGTTGTCCACCGCTGATGCCACGGTTCTCTGGTTGATTGTCTGTGGGGATCGCAAGTGGGGTATTGGTTGTTCAGTCTCAATGCAGCCATCACGCACTGAGCTGACACAGTCCCGATCACACTCTTCGATAGCGATTACGCCAAAAGCCGCAGATCAGAACGGCCACGCTCTCCGGGCGTGGCCATTTTGTTTGCGTCGCCATGCAGCGCATGTTCTTTAATCCTGTTCGGTTTGCCGGAGAGTGAGCAATCATGTTCATTCCACAGCAGCAGCGGCGCACTCGTCAGGGCCTTGATTTCGGACACTATATACAGCAGAATTGGACAATCCGTGGTTTTGACCTCAACTGGACGGCGGTGCATGCATCAGAGAAATGGAACGCTCTTCGGAAGCGGCAACCGTGGCGTCGGAATGTTCGGCTCCGGTACTCGCAACTTCGCGGGAACTCTCGGCGGGAGCGGTAACCGCAGCGGTGGAGGGTTCGGCTCCGGAACCCGCACAGCGGGTGGAACGCTCGGTGGGAGTGGAAACCGCAGTGCGGGCTGGCTGGGCGGAAGCGGGAACCGTTGCGGCGGCGTCACGTTTGGCAGCGGCAACTAACTTTGATGTAGGGATGCTGAGAGCACGGGCCAGGTTGGATGTGGTACGTAACCGGCCGGGAACGCAGGCCCAGCGGAGGGACATACTGAGAACGGCCACGCTGCGAAGCGTGGCCGTTCTCATTCCGTCATGACTGCGCAGGAACTACCGGGTGAGCGTACCCGATCGCGTTTCGTAGCCGGCGACGCGCGTCCAAGCGTGCGAGGTGCCGCTGGGACGGATGGCCCAGAAGTCGAAGTCGGCGTAGCGCCGGTCGCCAGCGGCGTTCAGCGCGGCCCATCCCGTGGCGCCGTGGTAGCTGCTGGCCGCCTGCGCATACCGCGCGGCGAGCGAATCCACATCCACGCCGTCGCGCGAGGTGATGTACGCCAGCGCCGCCACCCGCACCGCGTCGTACACGGCGAGCGCGAAGGCGTCGGGGGCGT contains:
- a CDS encoding type IV toxin-antitoxin system AbiEi family antitoxin yields the protein MKQALSPECRVISRETAADGHNGEIYRGEDESPIHLRLRRWSAEAAPSDDPETVWVLSSGRPATLRMLREQRQNFVALTGAARLVNRWLYLDRTDLEPAERSPSIPKRFQPFADRNSLVVRTLLAHPGRTWGVRELAQESEVALGTASGVVRALAETGALRAEPSGRKLEVRVDDPRPLLKRWFAAYSWERNERAAYHAPMGDPERFIQRLPKLLDGQQWALTMQAGASRVAPHAAWDRVHIYVAVDQAADLRIGSDLGWQPALDGRVVLMRPWYRDSVWHGLQMRNKIPVVSTVQLLVDLWHYPLRGREQAEHLLDAVPLTA
- a CDS encoding GSU2403 family nucleotidyltransferase fold protein, whose translation is MEQQDLERVLRTILAELRPYASDLVLIGGWVPYLYRHYGGFTAWSGADTLTFELDLLVPQPLPVEGRTSIALLLGDAGFRPASDASAAAVWVRDVARGEKIEFIVSHQGTARNQGRFVALREQPGVAAIPLVDLDVLADHTQTLTLPPAAGLPAVEVRVPTLGAYALNKALTFIRRGDRAETGSPKMAKDLLYLGDLLAPGGEVVSRIERDLGAIAQTSSRNAERVYSAATNVGWVINGHLREKLSPAARMMMERVSAISQAAAEARLEGFLRDFHEILMECANRYAPSEIGRSDDWDEM